A single genomic interval of Heliangelus exortis chromosome 11, bHelExo1.hap1, whole genome shotgun sequence harbors:
- the ONECUT1 gene encoding hepatocyte nuclear factor 6 isoform X3 yields MNAQLAMENIGDLHGVSHEPVPAAADLMSGSPHHRSAVAHRGSHLPAHPRSMGMASILDGGDYHHHHRPPDHALTGPLHPTMTMACETPPGMSMSSTYTTLTPLQPLPPISTVSDKFPHHHHHHHHHHHPHQRIPGNVSGSFTLMRDERGLASMNNLYTPYHKDVTGMGQSLSPLSGSGLGSIHNSQQGLPHYAHPSATMPAEKMLTPNGFEAHHPAMLARHGDQHLTPTSAGMVPINGIPHHPHAHLNAQSHGQILGSAREQNPSVTGSQVNSGSNSGQMEEINTKEVAQRITTELKRYSIPQAIFAQRVLCRSQGTLSDLLRNPKPWSKLKSGRETFRRMWKWLQEPEFQRMSALRLAGRRVRFSSESLCVKDIVHVAAPYCLLVGCRPFRYLFSSASPACAPSAEPGFNMP; encoded by the exons ATGAACGCGCAGCTGGCGATGGAGAACATCGGCGATCTGCACGGGGTGAGCCATGAGCCGGTGCCCGCCGCCGCCGACCTGATGAGCGGCAGCCCCCACCACCGGAGCGCGGTGGCCCACCGCGGCAGCCACCTGCCAGCCCACCCGCGCTCCATGGGCATGGCGTCCATCCTCGACGGCGGCGACTACCACCATCACCACCGGCCGCCAGACCACGCGCTGACGGGCCCCCTGCACCCCACGATGACCATGGCCTGCGAGACACCCCCCGGCATGAGCATGAGCAGCACCTACACCACGTTAACCCCTCTGCAGCCTCTACCTCCCATCTCGACCGTCTCGGACAAGTTCcctcaccatcaccaccaccatcatcaccaccatcacccccaCCAGCGGATACCGGGCAACGTGAGCGGCAGCTTCACGCTCATGCGGGACGAGAGGGGTCTGGCGTCTATGAACAATCTCTACACACCCTACCATAAGGATGTTACCGGCATGGGGCAAAGCCTCTCTCCGTTGTCTGGATCGGGTCTGGGGAGCATCCACAACTCCCAGCAAGGGCTGCCCCACTATGCtcaccccagtgccaccatgCCCGCCGAGAAAATGCTCACCCCAAACGGATTTGAAGCCCACCACCCTGCCATGTTAGCCAGGCATGGCGACCAACACCTCACCCCCACCTCCGCTGGCATGGTGCCTATCAACGGGATCCCACACCACCCCCATGCCCACTTGAATGCCCAGAGCCACGGGCAGATCCTGGGCTCTGCCAGGGAACAAAACCCTTCTGTAACTGGTTCGCAGGTCAACAGTGGAAGTAATTCAGGGCAAATGGAAGAAATCAATACCAAAGAAGTAGCTCAGAGGATCACCACCGAGCTCAAGCGGTACAGCATCCCCCAGGCTATCTTCGCCCAGAGGGTGCTGTGCCGCTCACAAGGGACCCTCTCAGACCTGCTGAGGAACCCCAAGCCCTGGAGCAAGCTCAAATCCGGCCGGGAGACCTTCCGCAGGATGTGGAAGTGGCTCCAGGAGCCAGAGTTTCAGCGGATGTCTGCTCTGCGGCTGGCAG GCCGCAGAGTTCGATTTTCGAGTGAAAGCCTCTGCGTAAAAGACATAGTCCATGTCGCGGCTCCTTATTGTCTGCTCGTAGGTTGCCGTCCCTTTCGGTACCTGTTCTCCTCCGCCTCCCCAGCCTGCGCTCCCAGTGCAGAGCCCGGGTTTAATATGCCGTGA
- the ONECUT1 gene encoding hepatocyte nuclear factor 6 isoform X1 — protein sequence MNAQLAMENIGDLHGVSHEPVPAAADLMSGSPHHRSAVAHRGSHLPAHPRSMGMASILDGGDYHHHHRPPDHALTGPLHPTMTMACETPPGMSMSSTYTTLTPLQPLPPISTVSDKFPHHHHHHHHHHHPHQRIPGNVSGSFTLMRDERGLASMNNLYTPYHKDVTGMGQSLSPLSGSGLGSIHNSQQGLPHYAHPSATMPAEKMLTPNGFEAHHPAMLARHGDQHLTPTSAGMVPINGIPHHPHAHLNAQSHGQILGSAREQNPSVTGSQVNSGSNSGQMEEINTKEVAQRITTELKRYSIPQAIFAQRVLCRSQGTLSDLLRNPKPWSKLKSGRETFRRMWKWLQEPEFQRMSALRLAACKRKEQEHGKDRGNTPKKPRLVFTDVQRRTLHAIFKENKRPSKELQITISQQLGLELSTVSNFFMNARRRSLDKWQDEGSSNSGNSSSSSSTCTKA from the exons ATGAACGCGCAGCTGGCGATGGAGAACATCGGCGATCTGCACGGGGTGAGCCATGAGCCGGTGCCCGCCGCCGCCGACCTGATGAGCGGCAGCCCCCACCACCGGAGCGCGGTGGCCCACCGCGGCAGCCACCTGCCAGCCCACCCGCGCTCCATGGGCATGGCGTCCATCCTCGACGGCGGCGACTACCACCATCACCACCGGCCGCCAGACCACGCGCTGACGGGCCCCCTGCACCCCACGATGACCATGGCCTGCGAGACACCCCCCGGCATGAGCATGAGCAGCACCTACACCACGTTAACCCCTCTGCAGCCTCTACCTCCCATCTCGACCGTCTCGGACAAGTTCcctcaccatcaccaccaccatcatcaccaccatcacccccaCCAGCGGATACCGGGCAACGTGAGCGGCAGCTTCACGCTCATGCGGGACGAGAGGGGTCTGGCGTCTATGAACAATCTCTACACACCCTACCATAAGGATGTTACCGGCATGGGGCAAAGCCTCTCTCCGTTGTCTGGATCGGGTCTGGGGAGCATCCACAACTCCCAGCAAGGGCTGCCCCACTATGCtcaccccagtgccaccatgCCCGCCGAGAAAATGCTCACCCCAAACGGATTTGAAGCCCACCACCCTGCCATGTTAGCCAGGCATGGCGACCAACACCTCACCCCCACCTCCGCTGGCATGGTGCCTATCAACGGGATCCCACACCACCCCCATGCCCACTTGAATGCCCAGAGCCACGGGCAGATCCTGGGCTCTGCCAGGGAACAAAACCCTTCTGTAACTGGTTCGCAGGTCAACAGTGGAAGTAATTCAGGGCAAATGGAAGAAATCAATACCAAAGAAGTAGCTCAGAGGATCACCACCGAGCTCAAGCGGTACAGCATCCCCCAGGCTATCTTCGCCCAGAGGGTGCTGTGCCGCTCACAAGGGACCCTCTCAGACCTGCTGAGGAACCCCAAGCCCTGGAGCAAGCTCAAATCCGGCCGGGAGACCTTCCGCAGGATGTGGAAGTGGCTCCAGGAGCCAGAGTTTCAGCGGATGTCTGCTCTGCGGCTGGCAG CGTgcaagaggaaagaacaagagCACGGGAAGGATAGAGGGAACACACCCAAAAAGCCTCGGCTGGTCTTCACGGATGTCCAGCGTCGAACTCTACATGCAATATTCAAGGAAAACAAGCGTCCATCCAAAGAATTACAAATTACCATTTCCCAGCAGCTTGGGTTGGAGCTGAGCACCGTCAGCAACTTTTTCATGAATGCACGGAGGAGGAGTCTGGATAAGTGGCAAGACGAGGGCAGCTCCAATTCAGGCAACTCATCTTCTTCATCAAGCACTTGTACCAAAGCATGA
- the ONECUT1 gene encoding hepatocyte nuclear factor 6 isoform X2, with the protein MNAQLAMENIGDLHGVSHEPVPAAADLMSGSPHHRSAVAHRGSHLPAHPRSMGMASILDGGDYHHHHRPPDHALTGPLHPTMTMACETPPGMSMSSTYTTLTPLQPLPPISTVSDKFPHHHHHHHHHHHPHQRIPGNVSGSFTLMRDERGLASMNNLYTPYHKDVTGMGQSLSPLSGSGLGSIHNSQQGLPHYAHPSATMPAEKMLTPNGFEAHHPAMLARHGDQHLTPTSAGMVNSGSNSGQMEEINTKEVAQRITTELKRYSIPQAIFAQRVLCRSQGTLSDLLRNPKPWSKLKSGRETFRRMWKWLQEPEFQRMSALRLAACKRKEQEHGKDRGNTPKKPRLVFTDVQRRTLHAIFKENKRPSKELQITISQQLGLELSTVSNFFMNARRRSLDKWQDEGSSNSGNSSSSSSTCTKA; encoded by the exons ATGAACGCGCAGCTGGCGATGGAGAACATCGGCGATCTGCACGGGGTGAGCCATGAGCCGGTGCCCGCCGCCGCCGACCTGATGAGCGGCAGCCCCCACCACCGGAGCGCGGTGGCCCACCGCGGCAGCCACCTGCCAGCCCACCCGCGCTCCATGGGCATGGCGTCCATCCTCGACGGCGGCGACTACCACCATCACCACCGGCCGCCAGACCACGCGCTGACGGGCCCCCTGCACCCCACGATGACCATGGCCTGCGAGACACCCCCCGGCATGAGCATGAGCAGCACCTACACCACGTTAACCCCTCTGCAGCCTCTACCTCCCATCTCGACCGTCTCGGACAAGTTCcctcaccatcaccaccaccatcatcaccaccatcacccccaCCAGCGGATACCGGGCAACGTGAGCGGCAGCTTCACGCTCATGCGGGACGAGAGGGGTCTGGCGTCTATGAACAATCTCTACACACCCTACCATAAGGATGTTACCGGCATGGGGCAAAGCCTCTCTCCGTTGTCTGGATCGGGTCTGGGGAGCATCCACAACTCCCAGCAAGGGCTGCCCCACTATGCtcaccccagtgccaccatgCCCGCCGAGAAAATGCTCACCCCAAACGGATTTGAAGCCCACCACCCTGCCATGTTAGCCAGGCATGGCGACCAACACCTCACCCCCACCTCCGCTGGCATG GTCAACAGTGGAAGTAATTCAGGGCAAATGGAAGAAATCAATACCAAAGAAGTAGCTCAGAGGATCACCACCGAGCTCAAGCGGTACAGCATCCCCCAGGCTATCTTCGCCCAGAGGGTGCTGTGCCGCTCACAAGGGACCCTCTCAGACCTGCTGAGGAACCCCAAGCCCTGGAGCAAGCTCAAATCCGGCCGGGAGACCTTCCGCAGGATGTGGAAGTGGCTCCAGGAGCCAGAGTTTCAGCGGATGTCTGCTCTGCGGCTGGCAG CGTgcaagaggaaagaacaagagCACGGGAAGGATAGAGGGAACACACCCAAAAAGCCTCGGCTGGTCTTCACGGATGTCCAGCGTCGAACTCTACATGCAATATTCAAGGAAAACAAGCGTCCATCCAAAGAATTACAAATTACCATTTCCCAGCAGCTTGGGTTGGAGCTGAGCACCGTCAGCAACTTTTTCATGAATGCACGGAGGAGGAGTCTGGATAAGTGGCAAGACGAGGGCAGCTCCAATTCAGGCAACTCATCTTCTTCATCAAGCACTTGTACCAAAGCATGA